CTGCGCAGGAGCTGGCAAAGGCGCTTGCCTTGGCCGAACGCGAGCCCGAGAACGTGGCCGGCACCATTCCGCCGCCGAGCGCGGAAGCGATCTCGACCAGCGACACCGAGCTCTCTCTTCCCTTCGCCGCAACCCAGCGCGTTTCCACCAGCGTGTCCATTCCGTCCGGGCCGGCGAAACGTTCTTCGAGCCTCTGGTGGTGGATCGCACTGGTGGCAGCGCTGATTGGCATCGCGGCGGGAGTGTTCGTCAGCGTGGTCACGGAGTAGCCCAGTGGCCGAGGCGAAACGTGCGCTGAAGCAATCCTTGGACTGGGCTCGACTGGCGCCCCTCAGCGTGCGCGCGCGCGCCGTCGCCGACGGGCTGTACATGGGCGCCCACCGCAGCCCGCGCCGCGGGCCGGGAGTCGAGTTCGGCGGCCATCGGGCCTACCTGCCGGGCGACGATCTGCGCTGGCTCGATCGACGAGCCCTCATGCGTCACGGACGCTTGCTCGTGCGCGAGTTCGAGACCGACACGGACCGCGCGTTGCGCCTGATCGTCGATGCAACGGCCAGCATGGGCTACCGCAGCGAGCACGCGCCGATGACGAAGTTGGAGTACGCCTCCCTCTTGGCAGCGGCGCTGGCGCGCGTCGCTCAGAGCGGCGGAGATCCCGTGGCCCTCGACTGGCTCGGCGGTTCTTCACGACGTCCACTGCCCGCGATGGGCGGGCGTGAAGCCTTTGAACGCATCGTAGCCTGTTTGGAGGGCGCGGGGCCCGCCGGGGAGTTGCGCGACGACACACGCTCCCTGGATCGCGCGTTGACGCCGGTTGCGACGCACGCACGACGCGGCTCGGTGCTGGTGCTCCTCAGTGACATGCTTGACCTGCCCGACGCCGCGCTGGATCGTTTCCTCGCGCTGTCCGTGCGCGGACGCATTCTGGTGGCGGTTCAGGTCCTGGATCCGGCAGAGCGGCGCTTCCCCTTCCGTGGCCCCTTGCGGCTGCGTGCAACGGAAGGCTCCCACACCGTAGAGACCGACGGAGATGCCGTGCGCAGCGAGTACCTGCAGCGCTTGGAAGCGTTGATCGAGCATTGGCGACAGCGTCTGGCCTCCGTCGGCGGGCGCCTGGTGCTTTCCACCACCGATGACGACCCGGTGGAGGTGGTGCGCAACGTCTTGGCTGCCGTCGCGGGGGAGCGACCGTGAGCTTCGTTGCCATCTTCGCCTTGGCCATCGGCGTGCTGGTCGGGTTTCCCATCGTCGCCCACCTCTTGCGACGTGCTGCCGCGGACGAGCGCGAGTTTCCCGCCGCGCGCCTGGTGCCCGGAGCAGAGCCGACGCATCGTCGTCGGCACCGGCTGGAGGACCGCGCGCTGCTCGGCGTGCGCGCGGTCTTGATTCTGGCCCTTGCCGTGCTCGGGGCAACGCCACTCGTGCAGTGCTCACGCCTGGCGCTCGAACGCGATGCGGGCGCGTCCATCGCGCTGGCGCTGGTAGTCGATGATTCCCACAGCATGCGCGCTCGCCTGTCCGGCGGTGACCAGCGCTGGCAAGCAGCGATTGCCGGGGCGCTCGAGTTGTTGGATGCAGCACGCACCGGCGACGCGATCGCCGTCGTCCTGGCAGGCAAGCCAGCGAGACTGCTATTGCCCGCCACCACCGACCTGAATCAAGCCCGACAAGTGCTGACGGAACTGCAGGTCAGCGATCGAGGCACGGACCTGGACGCGGCCGTCAAACTCGGCGAGGCGAGCCTGCAGGCTTTGCCGCACAAGGACCGGCGCATCGTACTGCTCAGCGACTTGGCTGCTCCCGCCCTGGATGTCGAGAAGCTACCGCTGACGGCGCCGCTGGAGCGCCTCAGTCAACCCGCTGCCGACTGTGGCATCGTGCAGGCACTGCGTTCTGGCAACCGCGCCAGCGTGCGTGTCGCGTGCAACGCCGCGAGCGCAGCGGCGAAACGAACGTTGCGCGTGCAGCTGGAAGGTGACCTAGGGCCATCGGAGGCGGGCCCGGCCGTCAAGGCAGGCGCCGAGCTGGGCACGGCTCCCTTGGTCGACCGTGGCGGCGTACAGGACATCGCCATCGAGCTATCCGCCGCGTCAGGCACGATGAGCGCGAGGCTCTCCGAGGGGGATGCGTTACCCGAGAACGATCGCGCACCCCTCTCCTTGGAGAGCGGGCGACTGGGCGTCGCCGTCGTGCGCGATCCGAGCACCACCTCCGTAGCTACCGGCGGCGCTCCAATCATCGAGCAGGCCTTGGCCTCCTTGGAGCGCGACGTGGGCGTCCGCCCGCTCCAAGTCCTGCCCGACAAGTTGACGGAGCTCGATGGCTACGCCTTGACGATCGTCGACGACCCGCCCGGCGTGCCCGCGGAAGCCCGCAGTGCGCTCACGACCTGGCTCGAGCGCGGCCGTGTCGCCATGCTCCTGCTCGGCCCCAACGCCGATGCCGCTCCGCTCGGCTCCACCTTCGAACCCTTCGCGCGCGGAGCCCTGCGCTGGCAGAGCAAGACCGGCGGGGGTGCGGATCCAACTTCCCTCGGCTTTCTGGGGGAAGCCGCCTCGAGCCTGGAAAAGCTCGAACCTCGCGGCCGTGGACTGCTCGCTCCAGCGCTGACGGACGGTGCGGAGGCAATGGGCAAGTGGGAGGACGGCGAACCTTTCGCGGTCAGCACCAAGGTCGGCCGAGGTCTGGCGCTGACGATGAGCTTGCCCGCAAGCCTCGAGCAGAGTGACTTCGCTCTGCGACCTGGCTTCCTCGCCTTGTTGACCCACGCCCTCGACGCTGCCGAACGACGTGCGGGCCCAAGGCGTAGCTTGGCAGGCGACACCTGGGGTTTCCCGGCCAGGTCAACGGTGGAGATCTTGGGGCCAGATGCGAAACCACTGTCGCTGGTCCGTGGCGATGACGGCGACGACCAAACCCTGGTGGTGGCGCAAGCCGGACGCTACCGCGTCAGCATCGACGGCGACGTAGCGGAACGCTTCGTCAGCTATCCCGAGGACGAACTCGTCCGGCTGCCTTCACCGCTTGCGTCGCGGGCGGGTTCGAACGTGGGCGTGGCGGTGCGGTCCAAGGTCGACGCATCGAAGCACCTGGCGCTAGTGTGCCTCGCGCTCTTCGCCGTGGAGGTGCTGCTTCGCCTCTACCGCCTTCTGAGCAGGAAATCCGCGGCGCGTGACCTGCAGAAGTCGTCGTGATACGTCGTCACCATGAGACGAACAGGGTTGTGGGTGACTGCGGCAGCATGCGCCGCAGCTTGCCATTCCCCGGGGCAATACGGTCATGCCCGAGTGTACGCGCCCCTGAGTGAAGAGCAGGACGCGACGGCGGGTGCGAAGGAATACGACCCCGTGATGGTTCAGCGCAAACCCGAGGACTTCAAGGGCAAGACTTTGACGTTCTTCGGCGTGGTACTGTCACGCAGCGAGGGGCGCGGAGGCACCGCCAGGCTCCGTCTCTCCGTGCGCAGCCTGGAGCCACGCAACCTGTGCGAGTCCAAAGACGAAGACAGCTGCCGCGTGACCGTCGGCGACCGCGAGCACGCGGTCGCGCACGCCCTGGTCAAGCTCTCCGCCGATGACGACATCGGCAAACTCTCGGTTGGGCCTGGATCCCTGGTGCGAGTCGTCGGAGAGCTGGTAGACGAAGTGGACAACAACGATGGCGGCGCCGTGCTCAAGGCAACGTACTACCGGCATTGGCCGCGCAACTACTACGTGACGACCGCCGATCGCCCACTCATGCGCCGCTAGGTCACCGAACCAAGTCGCGCCCCTGCCGTACTCGTACTCACAGCCGCGACCGAATGCACCGACCCGCGAACGTGAGGCCCCCTCAGCCCCGCACCCAGCGTGAATAGAGCGCGCCGGACAAGTGCTGGACCGCGATCTCGGCCCGTGCCAGGTCCACCCGCGCACGAACGACGCGCAATCGCGCGCGTCGCACGTCGTCTTCGGCCTGCTGCACGGTGATGGGCAGGCCTTGGCCCAGTTCGTAGCGCGTCTTCTCGGCCTCGTGGGCCTTGATGGCCACATCTAGCGTGCGCTCCGCCAATTGCATGCGCCGCTCCGCCGCGCGTTGGTCCTGTACCGCGCCCAGCGCCTCCGCGGTGATGCGGTCGCGCGCGACGCGCACGTTGTTCTCGGCAATACGAATCCCCAGGATGGCGTTGGCGCGCTCGGCAGCACCTTTGGAGCCGCTGAGAGGCATCTCGAAGGTGAGCCCCACGTGAGCCGTGAGCCAGCCCATTTGGGCGGCGCGCGACATGGCCTTGGGAATGCCCGTACTGACGCCTTCGGTTTGAAGATAGCCATCGAGATCCAGGCGCGCGCGACTCGACTCGCCAGCGACGTCGGCGCGAGAGCGTGCAAGCTTGATCTGGGCCTCCGCCTCCGCCAGTTCGATGGATCCGGAACGCAAGGACGCTTCCAGCTCCTTCGAAGTGATCGGCTGCGTGGTCATGGGCGGCGCGCTACTGGCGGTCAGGTTCTGCGACTCCGTCTGCAGGGCACCCATGAGCCTGGCCAGGTCCAAGGCGCGCTGCTGCTTGCTGGTGCGAGCGGACACCACGTTCTCTTCCAGCTGTGCCACACGCGAGGTGAAGGTCAGCACGTCGGCCGGCGCGATGGCGCCCTGCTTGACGCGTTCGCTGGCCTCGCTCTCCTGCGCGCGCGCCAACTTCAGTGCCGCGGTCTCGATATCCACGGATTGCCCGGCGTACCACAGCTCCCAGTAGGCATTGAGGACGTCGCGAATGACTTCGCTGGTGACGCGCTGGCGTGTCTTGTCCGCCAGCGCTTTGCTGATTCTTGCCGCGCGCAGTTCCGCCTCACCCACGCGGGTACCGGCACCCCGCATCAGCGGCTGAGTCACGGACACACGACCGGTCATGCCGTAACCGCTGCCCACCGCGGTGCCCGAGAAGCCCTGCTGCGTTTCGTTCTCGAAACGGTCTCCCTGAACCCGCACCTCAGCAGAAGTTCCGCTGGCGAAGGTTCGTCGCAAGGAGCTGCCCACGACGTAGGAGCGGCTGATACTGCTCGACACGGTGTCCCCCACGCTCAAGCGTGGGCTTTCGCTGCGCGTGAACCCAGCTTCTGCCCCGAAGATGTAGGGATAGCGATCCTCCTCGGCCACCACGTCGTGTCGCGCGCGCTCCACCTCCAGTGTGGCGGACTTGAGACTGAGGTTGCCACCCAGGGCGCGACGCACGGCGGTGTCCGCGTCGATGGCCGTCTCTGCGGCGTGACTGCGTCCGGCCCCGAAGCAAAGCAGCAATCCGATGAGAGCGGGAAGCCTGTTCTTACTCATGACGCAATGCCTCGATGGGGTTGAGCCGCGCGGCCTTGTGCGCGGGAAGGTAGCCAAACAAGACGCCGATCAACGCGGACACACCGAAGGCGAGCATCAGCATGTCCGGCGCGATGACGAAGGGCACGCGCAGGGCGCGGGTCGCCGCATAGGAACCACCCAGGCCGAGGGCCACCCCCAAGATGCCGCCGAGCATGGACAGGGCGATGGCCTCGACCAGGAACTGCATCAGTACTTCGCGCGCTAGGGCACCGATGGCCAGACGAATGCCGATCTCGCGGGTTCGCTCGGTGACGTTCACCAGCATGATGTTCATGATGCCAATGCCGCCTACCAGTAGACTGACGGCAGCGATGGCTCCCAATAGAGCCGTCAGTGCCCCCGTAGCGCTGCTGACCGTCGCTGCGATCTCGGCCATGTCCCGCACGTTGAAGTCGTCCTCGGCCCCGGGCGCGATCTTGCGCCGCTCGCGTAGAACTCGCTCGATCTGCTCCTTCACGCGGGTGGTACTCCGAGACTTCGCGACGCTCACGTACACCTGCTGGATGTCGTTGTTGCCGACCAAGCGGCGTTGAACCGCGCGCAGCGGCATCAGCACGATGTCGTCTTGGTCTTGGCCCATGCCCGACTGCCCCTTCGCCGCCAGGACGCCAATTATTTCGCAGCTCAGCTTGCCGACTCGAATCGACTCCCCCAGGGGGTCCTGGTTGCCGAACAGCTCCTTGACCACCGTGGCGCCGAGGACGCACAGGGGCTGCCCGGAGTTGGACTCGACGTCCGTGAGGCTGCGCCCCTTGGCCAAGGTGTAGGAGCGGACCTCGAGGTACTCGGCGGTGGAACCGGTGATGCTCGTCTGCCAGTTCTTGTTGCCCCAGACCACGAGCGTGCGATTGCTGACCGTCGGCGCCAGTCGTTCCACGCCCGGGATCTCGGCACGGATGATGTCGATGTCTTCTTTGGAGAAGCCGCTGGCCTGGCTGAAGCCGCTGGAGCGACGATCGCCGCCAGGCGAGACAATCAGCATGTTCTCGCCGAGTTTGCCAATGTCCTCGGTGACGCGAGCCGTGGCCCCGGCGCCAATGGTGGTCAAGGCAATCACCGCGCCCACGCCGATCACGATGCCGAGCATCGTCAGGATCGAGCGCAGGGTGTTGCGTCGGATCTCCCGCAACGCCATCAACAGCGTGACGCCAATCAAGACGGTCTCCTTTCGGAGAGAGGGCGATGCGACAAGGGCCCGGCATAGCTCACGTCTTTGGGCTGCCCATCGCCCACGATCTTTCCATCCTTGAACATGACGACGCGGGACACGTACACGGCCATGTCTGGCTCGTGGGTCACCATGGCGATCGTGATGTTCCGTTCCTGATTCAGTCGCACCAAGAGTTCCATGATCTCGGCCTTGCGCGCCGAGTCGAGGTTGCCCGTGGGCTCGTCGGCCAAGAGCAGCGACGGGTCGCACACCAGCGCGCGAGCAATGGCCACGCGTTGCTGCTGTCCGCCAGACAGCTCGCTGGGCGTGTGGTGAGCGCGGTCCGAAAGACCCACGGCGTCCAGTGCCCACATCGCCTTTTCGCGGCGTTCTTTGCTGGCGGTGCGTCGATACACCAGCGGCAACTCCACGTTCTCCAACGCGGTGGTGCGGGCCAGCAGGTTGAAACCCTGGAACACGAAACCGACGTAGTGGCGGCGCAGCAACGCGAGTTGGTCGTTGTCCAGGGTACCCACATCCACGCCGCGAAAGGAGTATTGGCCCCGGGTCGGCACGTCCAAGCAGCCCACGATGTTCATGCAGGTGCTCTTGCCGGAACCGCTGGAGCCCATGATGGCAACGAACTCGCCGTGATCGATGGTGAGGTCGACGCCGTCCAGTGCGCGCACTTCGGTGTCACCCTCGCCGTAGATCTTGTAGACCCCGCGGAACTCCACCACGACGGGTTTGACCCGCGGAGAGCCTTCGGTCACTCCTTGGCCTCCGTCGCATCCACGATGACCTTCATACCCGGAGTGACCGTGTCCGACAGCACTTCGGTGCTCTTGCCGTCGCTGATACCCAGCTCCACGCGCAGCATCTTCGGTACGCCTGCTTCCAGCACGTAGACTCGACCACGCTGCTTGCGCTCGCGCGAAGCGCCCGGCTGTGTGCCCGCGCCGCGCCCGTTTCCACCCGGCGCCCCGCCACCACGCGACCCACCGCGCATGCCGCGAAAGCCTCCGCCAAGTCCCGGAATCGGCAGGCCGCCTCCTGGGCGGGAGGAACTCGCCCCGCTCGCGTCGCCGCTGGTGGGCTGAAAGCGGAGTGCGGCGTTCGGCACGCTGACCACGTCGGCCTTCTCATTGACAATCACCGTGGCGGTGGCCGTCATCCCGGGTCGCAGCAGGCGTTCCGAGTTGTCCACGATGAGCTCCGCTTCGTAGGTGATGACGGACGTGCCCGACTTGGGCAGGTTGTGCAGACGCTTGACCGTCGACGTGAACTGGCGCCGCGGGTAGGCGTCCACGACAAAAGTAGCCTTTTGCCCTTCTTTGACCTGGCCGACGTCGGCTTCGTCGACGTCGATGGTCAGCTCCATCTGCGTCAGGTCCTTGGCCAGCGTGAAGAGCACGGGAGTCTGCAGCCCGCTGGTCACGGTTTGGCCGACCTCCACCGTGCGCGCCAGGACGATACCGTCGATGGGCGACCGGATGATGGCCTTGCCCTTGTTGGTCTGGGCCGACTTGAGTCCTGCGCGGGCCATGGTGATCTGCGCCGACGAAGACGTGACTGAAGACTTGGCGCGATCGAGCGCGGCTT
The nucleotide sequence above comes from Polyangiaceae bacterium. Encoded proteins:
- a CDS encoding DUF58 domain-containing protein, translating into MAEAKRALKQSLDWARLAPLSVRARAVADGLYMGAHRSPRRGPGVEFGGHRAYLPGDDLRWLDRRALMRHGRLLVREFETDTDRALRLIVDATASMGYRSEHAPMTKLEYASLLAAALARVAQSGGDPVALDWLGGSSRRPLPAMGGREAFERIVACLEGAGPAGELRDDTRSLDRALTPVATHARRGSVLVLLSDMLDLPDAALDRFLALSVRGRILVAVQVLDPAERRFPFRGPLRLRATEGSHTVETDGDAVRSEYLQRLEALIEHWRQRLASVGGRLVLSTTDDDPVEVVRNVLAAVAGERP
- a CDS encoding BatA and WFA domain-containing protein, coding for MSFVAIFALAIGVLVGFPIVAHLLRRAAADEREFPAARLVPGAEPTHRRRHRLEDRALLGVRAVLILALAVLGATPLVQCSRLALERDAGASIALALVVDDSHSMRARLSGGDQRWQAAIAGALELLDAARTGDAIAVVLAGKPARLLLPATTDLNQARQVLTELQVSDRGTDLDAAVKLGEASLQALPHKDRRIVLLSDLAAPALDVEKLPLTAPLERLSQPAADCGIVQALRSGNRASVRVACNAASAAAKRTLRVQLEGDLGPSEAGPAVKAGAELGTAPLVDRGGVQDIAIELSAASGTMSARLSEGDALPENDRAPLSLESGRLGVAVVRDPSTTSVATGGAPIIEQALASLERDVGVRPLQVLPDKLTELDGYALTIVDDPPGVPAEARSALTTWLERGRVAMLLLGPNADAAPLGSTFEPFARGALRWQSKTGGGADPTSLGFLGEAASSLEKLEPRGRGLLAPALTDGAEAMGKWEDGEPFAVSTKVGRGLALTMSLPASLEQSDFALRPGFLALLTHALDAAERRAGPRRSLAGDTWGFPARSTVEILGPDAKPLSLVRGDDGDDQTLVVAQAGRYRVSIDGDVAERFVSYPEDELVRLPSPLASRAGSNVGVAVRSKVDASKHLALVCLALFAVEVLLRLYRLLSRKSAARDLQKSS
- a CDS encoding TolC family protein, with the protein product MSKNRLPALIGLLLCFGAGRSHAAETAIDADTAVRRALGGNLSLKSATLEVERARHDVVAEEDRYPYIFGAEAGFTRSESPRLSVGDTVSSSISRSYVVGSSLRRTFASGTSAEVRVQGDRFENETQQGFSGTAVGSGYGMTGRVSVTQPLMRGAGTRVGEAELRAARISKALADKTRQRVTSEVIRDVLNAYWELWYAGQSVDIETAALKLARAQESEASERVKQGAIAPADVLTFTSRVAQLEENVVSARTSKQQRALDLARLMGALQTESQNLTASSAPPMTTQPITSKELEASLRSGSIELAEAEAQIKLARSRADVAGESSRARLDLDGYLQTEGVSTGIPKAMSRAAQMGWLTAHVGLTFEMPLSGSKGAAERANAILGIRIAENNVRVARDRITAEALGAVQDQRAAERRMQLAERTLDVAIKAHEAEKTRYELGQGLPITVQQAEDDVRRARLRVVRARVDLARAEIAVQHLSGALYSRWVRG
- a CDS encoding ABC transporter permease, whose product is MIGVTLLMALREIRRNTLRSILTMLGIVIGVGAVIALTTIGAGATARVTEDIGKLGENMLIVSPGGDRRSSGFSQASGFSKEDIDIIRAEIPGVERLAPTVSNRTLVVWGNKNWQTSITGSTAEYLEVRSYTLAKGRSLTDVESNSGQPLCVLGATVVKELFGNQDPLGESIRVGKLSCEIIGVLAAKGQSGMGQDQDDIVLMPLRAVQRRLVGNNDIQQVYVSVAKSRSTTRVKEQIERVLRERRKIAPGAEDDFNVRDMAEIAATVSSATGALTALLGAIAAVSLLVGGIGIMNIMLVNVTERTREIGIRLAIGALAREVLMQFLVEAIALSMLGGILGVALGLGGSYAATRALRVPFVIAPDMLMLAFGVSALIGVLFGYLPAHKAARLNPIEALRHE
- a CDS encoding ABC transporter ATP-binding protein, whose product is MTEGSPRVKPVVVEFRGVYKIYGEGDTEVRALDGVDLTIDHGEFVAIMGSSGSGKSTCMNIVGCLDVPTRGQYSFRGVDVGTLDNDQLALLRRHYVGFVFQGFNLLARTTALENVELPLVYRRTASKERREKAMWALDAVGLSDRAHHTPSELSGGQQQRVAIARALVCDPSLLLADEPTGNLDSARKAEIMELLVRLNQERNITIAMVTHEPDMAVYVSRVVMFKDGKIVGDGQPKDVSYAGPLSHRPLSERRPS
- a CDS encoding efflux RND transporter periplasmic adaptor subunit yields the protein METNKAEPEVLNTLGVKKGRGVRKWLFRAIALLVVVVGAAGFFLWRAKAKKNGGETYVTEEVVRGDLRQTVTATGTLSPLDAVEVGAEVTGRVTKVTVDINDKVTVGQVLVELDPELLEARVEESQAQLRGAQASYKTSKATVQEAEAKAARTRELHKRGLASSQELETAEAALDRAKSSVTSSSAQITMARAGLKSAQTNKGKAIIRSPIDGIVLARTVEVGQTVTSGLQTPVLFTLAKDLTQMELTIDVDEADVGQVKEGQKATFVVDAYPRRQFTSTVKRLHNLPKSGTSVITYEAELIVDNSERLLRPGMTATATVIVNEKADVVSVPNAALRFQPTSGDASGASSSRPGGGLPIPGLGGGFRGMRGGSRGGGAPGGNGRGAGTQPGASRERKQRGRVYVLEAGVPKMLRVELGISDGKSTEVLSDTVTPGMKVIVDATEAKE